One region of Malania oleifera isolate guangnan ecotype guangnan chromosome 6, ASM2987363v1, whole genome shotgun sequence genomic DNA includes:
- the LOC131158759 gene encoding citrate-binding protein-like yields the protein MGAALVFMSIELLNLLFLLLLPLMVHHAVAAGSKPLDPIQGFVEVPLSNSNFHNLKPYDLPASKRYSFKNGVHDFWVYSTDNPLANGSPTHPRSELRIEGYYYNTGVWQFEGYAYVPSGTSGVCIMQVFGAKTHATTLMLKVNNGTLTYYLSNVLEENIYDRWFRVNVIHDADTAVTRTFIDGILRHEAPHRQNATHHFQFGVYQQENASFYAKSRWKGIRILKRPDEDDDNSQKVASKKNNTSRKFL from the exons ATGGGTGCAGCGCTTGTTTTCATGTCTATTGAGCTGCttaatcttctttttcttcttcttctccctctcaTGGTGCACCATGCAGTTGCTGCAGGGTCCAAGCCCCTTGATCCAATTCAAGGTTTTGTTGAAGTGCCCCTGAGCAACTCTAACTTTcacaaccttaaaccctatgATTTGCCGGCAAGCAAGCGATACAGCTTCAAGAATGGTGTTCACGACTTTTGGGTTTATTCGACCGATAACCCTCTCGCAAATGGCAGTCCAACCCACCCTCGTTCTGAGCTCCGCATTGAA GGATATTATTATAATACTGGTGTTTGGCAATTCGAAGGGTATGCTTATGTACCATCGGGGACATCGGGCGTGTGCATCATGCAAGTATTCGGAGCAAAAACCCATGCCACAACCCTAATGCTTAAAGTCAACAATGGTACACTTACGTACTACTTGAGCAATGTCCTAGAAGAAAATATATATGACAGGTGGTTTCGGGTAAATGTAATTCACGATGCGGATACTGCAGTGACAAGGACTTTCATTGATGGGATTCTCAGGCATGAAGCTCCTCACCGCCAAAACGCCACTCATCATTTTCAATTCGGGGTTTATCAACAAGAAAATGCTTCCTTCTATGCAAAGTCTCGTTGGAAAGGAATTAGAATTCTAAAAAGACCCGATGAGGACGATGATAATTCTCAAAAAGTAGCTTCCAAGAAGAATAATACTTCTAGGAAATTTTTGTAA